In Vigna unguiculata cultivar IT97K-499-35 chromosome 3, ASM411807v1, whole genome shotgun sequence, a single genomic region encodes these proteins:
- the LOC114178757 gene encoding rhodanese-like domain-containing protein 8, chloroplastic isoform X2: MRWCREVFSVSGSGLGAHAIALSLAPIVTASFCSKSLVLPFQNSPFKLKFTDSSSLALTHRKQLLPAALPLTQPSTSREDDFDFLVVNFYHFVFIQDPQAEVAKHRSFLEFQDLDINGRVYLNEQGINAQYSGPSKDALAYVNWLREDNRFSDILVQISPSENGHTFPALKLRYKPSLVQFEGGMSHLPLLDPSMRAIPLSPSEWKERLEAVNKTDLNRDFVLLDVRNGYEWDVGHFRGAQRPSVDCFRNTSFGLSQEEITASDPLSKVDKEKANILMYCTGGIRCDVYSTILRQGFQNLYTLKGGVSHYLKNEGAAEWVGNLFVFDSRLSLPPSVYHTGATTEAELTPVSGDDKFANCHVCNLEVSELRHRNCANLDCNLLFLCCTKCVKDLRGCCCLTCTAAPRLRPVLNGMQRYKKWHNYRDMDLPEQGLIQLKCSND; encoded by the exons ATGAGGTGGTGCAGAGAGGTGTTCTCTGTGAGTGGGTCTGGGTTGGGTGCTCATGCCATTGCGCTCTCACTAGCACCTATAGTTACTGCTTCCTTTTGCAGCAAAAGTCTTGTGTTGCCATTCCAAAATTCTCCCTTCAAATTGAAATTCACTGACTCGTCTTCTCTTGCCCTCACCCATCGTAAGCAGCTCCTACCCGCCGCACTGCCACTAACACAGCCCTCTACTTCAAGGGAggatgattttgattttttggttGTCAATTTCTACCATTTTGTGTTCATCCAAGACCCACAAGCCGAAGTCGCCAAACACCGTTCTTTCTTAGAATTTCAG GACCTCGACATCAACGGAAGAGTCTATCTGAATGAACAAGGGATTAATGCCCAG TATAGTGGACCATCAAAAGATGCTCTGGCATATGTCAACTGGTTAAGAGAGGATAACAGGTTTTCTGACATATTGGTTCAGATATCTCCATCAGAAAATGGACATACCTTTCCAGCATTAAAGTTGCGTTATAAGCCTTCATTGGTACAG TTTGAAGGTGGTATGTCACATCTTCCGTTGCTTGATCCTTCAATGCGTGCAATACCTTTATCACCATCAGAATGGAAAGAAAGATTGGAAGCAGTCAATAAAACTGATCTTAACAGAGATTTCGTTTTATTGGATGTCAGAAATG GTTATGAGTGGGATGTTGGACATTTTCGTGGGGCTCAACGACCTAGTGTGGACTGCTTTAGGAACACTTCATTTGGTCTTTCTCAGGAAGAG ATCACTGCTTCAGATCCTTTATCAAAAGTGGATAAAGAAAAGGCAAACATATTGATGTATTGCACAGGAGGGATTCGATGTGATGTATATTCTACAATACTAAg GCAGGGATTTCAGAATCTATATACCCTGAAGGGAGGTGTTTCTCACTATTTAAAGAACGAAGGTGCTGCTGAATGGGTGggaaatttatttgtatttgactCCCGTTTGTCTCTCCCTCCTTCTGTTTACCATACTGGGGCCACAACCGAAGCAGAATTAACTCCAGTTTCTGGAGATGATAAGTTTGCAAATTGCCATGTATGTAATTTGGAAGTCAGTGAATTGAGACATAGGAACTGCGCAAATCTTGATTGTAATTTACTTTTTCT ATGCTGCACAAAATGTGTAAAGGATCTAAGAGGTTGTTGCTGTTTAACGTGCACTGCTGCTCCTCGGCTTAGACCTGTTTTAAATGGAATGCAGAGATACAAAAAATGGCACAACTATCGGGATATGGATTTGCCAGAGCAAGGACTAATTCAACTTAAATGCAGCAATGACTAA
- the LOC114178757 gene encoding rhodanese-like domain-containing protein 8, chloroplastic isoform X1 produces MRWCREVFSVSGSGLGAHAIALSLAPIVTASFCSKSLVLPFQNSPFKLKFTDSSSLALTHRKQLLPAALPLTQPSTSREDDFDFLVVNFYHFVFIQDPQAEVAKHRSFLEFQDLDINGRVYLNEQGINAQYSGPSKDALAYVNWLREDNRFSDILVQISPSENGHTFPALKLRYKPSLVQFEGGMSHLPLLDPSMRAIPLSPSEWKERLEAVNKTDLNRDFVLLDVRNGYEWDVGHFRGAQRPSVDCFRNTSFGLSQEEITASDPLSKVDKEKANILMYCTGGIRCDVYSTILRRQGFQNLYTLKGGVSHYLKNEGAAEWVGNLFVFDSRLSLPPSVYHTGATTEAELTPVSGDDKFANCHVCNLEVSELRHRNCANLDCNLLFLCCTKCVKDLRGCCCLTCTAAPRLRPVLNGMQRYKKWHNYRDMDLPEQGLIQLKCSND; encoded by the exons ATGAGGTGGTGCAGAGAGGTGTTCTCTGTGAGTGGGTCTGGGTTGGGTGCTCATGCCATTGCGCTCTCACTAGCACCTATAGTTACTGCTTCCTTTTGCAGCAAAAGTCTTGTGTTGCCATTCCAAAATTCTCCCTTCAAATTGAAATTCACTGACTCGTCTTCTCTTGCCCTCACCCATCGTAAGCAGCTCCTACCCGCCGCACTGCCACTAACACAGCCCTCTACTTCAAGGGAggatgattttgattttttggttGTCAATTTCTACCATTTTGTGTTCATCCAAGACCCACAAGCCGAAGTCGCCAAACACCGTTCTTTCTTAGAATTTCAG GACCTCGACATCAACGGAAGAGTCTATCTGAATGAACAAGGGATTAATGCCCAG TATAGTGGACCATCAAAAGATGCTCTGGCATATGTCAACTGGTTAAGAGAGGATAACAGGTTTTCTGACATATTGGTTCAGATATCTCCATCAGAAAATGGACATACCTTTCCAGCATTAAAGTTGCGTTATAAGCCTTCATTGGTACAG TTTGAAGGTGGTATGTCACATCTTCCGTTGCTTGATCCTTCAATGCGTGCAATACCTTTATCACCATCAGAATGGAAAGAAAGATTGGAAGCAGTCAATAAAACTGATCTTAACAGAGATTTCGTTTTATTGGATGTCAGAAATG GTTATGAGTGGGATGTTGGACATTTTCGTGGGGCTCAACGACCTAGTGTGGACTGCTTTAGGAACACTTCATTTGGTCTTTCTCAGGAAGAG ATCACTGCTTCAGATCCTTTATCAAAAGTGGATAAAGAAAAGGCAAACATATTGATGTATTGCACAGGAGGGATTCGATGTGATGTATATTCTACAATACTAAg GAGGCAGGGATTTCAGAATCTATATACCCTGAAGGGAGGTGTTTCTCACTATTTAAAGAACGAAGGTGCTGCTGAATGGGTGggaaatttatttgtatttgactCCCGTTTGTCTCTCCCTCCTTCTGTTTACCATACTGGGGCCACAACCGAAGCAGAATTAACTCCAGTTTCTGGAGATGATAAGTTTGCAAATTGCCATGTATGTAATTTGGAAGTCAGTGAATTGAGACATAGGAACTGCGCAAATCTTGATTGTAATTTACTTTTTCT ATGCTGCACAAAATGTGTAAAGGATCTAAGAGGTTGTTGCTGTTTAACGTGCACTGCTGCTCCTCGGCTTAGACCTGTTTTAAATGGAATGCAGAGATACAAAAAATGGCACAACTATCGGGATATGGATTTGCCAGAGCAAGGACTAATTCAACTTAAATGCAGCAATGACTAA
- the LOC114178757 gene encoding rhodanese-like domain-containing protein 8, chloroplastic isoform X3, which translates to MRWCREVFSVSGSGLGAHAIALSLAPIVTASFCSKSLVLPFQNSPFKLKFTDSSSLALTHRKQLLPAALPLTQPSTSREDDFDFLVVNFYHFVFIQDPQAEVAKHRSFLEFQDLDINGRVYLNEQGINAQISPSENGHTFPALKLRYKPSLVQFEGGMSHLPLLDPSMRAIPLSPSEWKERLEAVNKTDLNRDFVLLDVRNGYEWDVGHFRGAQRPSVDCFRNTSFGLSQEEITASDPLSKVDKEKANILMYCTGGIRCDVYSTILRRQGFQNLYTLKGGVSHYLKNEGAAEWVGNLFVFDSRLSLPPSVYHTGATTEAELTPVSGDDKFANCHVCNLEVSELRHRNCANLDCNLLFLCCTKCVKDLRGCCCLTCTAAPRLRPVLNGMQRYKKWHNYRDMDLPEQGLIQLKCSND; encoded by the exons ATGAGGTGGTGCAGAGAGGTGTTCTCTGTGAGTGGGTCTGGGTTGGGTGCTCATGCCATTGCGCTCTCACTAGCACCTATAGTTACTGCTTCCTTTTGCAGCAAAAGTCTTGTGTTGCCATTCCAAAATTCTCCCTTCAAATTGAAATTCACTGACTCGTCTTCTCTTGCCCTCACCCATCGTAAGCAGCTCCTACCCGCCGCACTGCCACTAACACAGCCCTCTACTTCAAGGGAggatgattttgattttttggttGTCAATTTCTACCATTTTGTGTTCATCCAAGACCCACAAGCCGAAGTCGCCAAACACCGTTCTTTCTTAGAATTTCAG GACCTCGACATCAACGGAAGAGTCTATCTGAATGAACAAGGGATTAATGCCCAG ATATCTCCATCAGAAAATGGACATACCTTTCCAGCATTAAAGTTGCGTTATAAGCCTTCATTGGTACAG TTTGAAGGTGGTATGTCACATCTTCCGTTGCTTGATCCTTCAATGCGTGCAATACCTTTATCACCATCAGAATGGAAAGAAAGATTGGAAGCAGTCAATAAAACTGATCTTAACAGAGATTTCGTTTTATTGGATGTCAGAAATG GTTATGAGTGGGATGTTGGACATTTTCGTGGGGCTCAACGACCTAGTGTGGACTGCTTTAGGAACACTTCATTTGGTCTTTCTCAGGAAGAG ATCACTGCTTCAGATCCTTTATCAAAAGTGGATAAAGAAAAGGCAAACATATTGATGTATTGCACAGGAGGGATTCGATGTGATGTATATTCTACAATACTAAg GAGGCAGGGATTTCAGAATCTATATACCCTGAAGGGAGGTGTTTCTCACTATTTAAAGAACGAAGGTGCTGCTGAATGGGTGggaaatttatttgtatttgactCCCGTTTGTCTCTCCCTCCTTCTGTTTACCATACTGGGGCCACAACCGAAGCAGAATTAACTCCAGTTTCTGGAGATGATAAGTTTGCAAATTGCCATGTATGTAATTTGGAAGTCAGTGAATTGAGACATAGGAACTGCGCAAATCTTGATTGTAATTTACTTTTTCT ATGCTGCACAAAATGTGTAAAGGATCTAAGAGGTTGTTGCTGTTTAACGTGCACTGCTGCTCCTCGGCTTAGACCTGTTTTAAATGGAATGCAGAGATACAAAAAATGGCACAACTATCGGGATATGGATTTGCCAGAGCAAGGACTAATTCAACTTAAATGCAGCAATGACTAA
- the LOC114175967 gene encoding uncharacterized protein LOC114175967, whose protein sequence is MSDPYERVKGGRLAFKGGILASRSKSIEKKGKNKKKKRTTASAAEDEDSGHNPNPNPDELVETPTDKKAEGSEYTIDAAKRMKYDQLFPVEAKKFGYQPKTNFNSVEDALDDRVKKKADRYCK, encoded by the coding sequence ATGTCGGATCCGTACGAGCGTGTGAAAGGAGGAAGATTGGCATTCAAAGGAGGGATTCTCGCCTCTCGCTCCAAATCCATCGAGAAGAAGGGcaagaacaagaagaagaagcgGACGACGGCGTCGGCCGCCGAGGACGAGGACTCCGGCcataaccctaaccctaaccctgaCGAACTTGTCGAGACCCCCACCGACAAAAAGGCGGAGGGATCTGAATACACCATCGACGCGGCGAAGCGTATGAAGTATGACCAACTCTTCCCTGTGGAAGCCAAGAAGTTCGGCTACCAACCCAAAACTAACTTCAACTCAGTTGAGGACGCCCTCGATGATCGTGTCAAGAAGAAGGCTGATCGTTATTGTAAATGA
- the LOC114179523 gene encoding homeobox-leucine zipper protein HDG11-like, translating into MEYGSGGGGSQSAGEHDASDSHEKRKRYHRHTSTQIQRLESMFRECPHPDEKQRLQLSRELGLAPRQIKFWFQNRRTQMKAQHERADNCTLRADNDKIRCENIAIREALKNVICPSCGGPPLNDDSYFDDQKLRLENAHLKEELDRVSGIAAKYIGRPISQLPPVQPIHLSSLDLSMSCFGNQLMVDHVLAPSPSLNLDLLSAGTSSPVPNLPYQPPYLSDMDKSLMSDIASNAMEELLRLVQTNEPLWLKSNVDGRDVLNSDAYERIFPKPNSRPKTPNLRLEASRGSAVVLMNSLALVDMFMDPNKWTELFPTIVSVATTIQAISSGMMGGSLQLMYAEVQVLSPLVSSREFYFLRYCQQIEKGTWAVVDVSYDFPQDSHFDPHFRSHRRPSGCLIQDMPDGHSKITWVEHVEIEDKTLPHRLYRNLIYSGMAFGAERWLATLQRTCERLTYLMDSTGDNPGGVISSAEGKRSMMRLAERMVTNFCGSIGTSSGRRWTTISGLNEILIRVTVHKSSNPGQPNGVVLSAATTIWLPTPPHTVFNFFKDETKRPQWDVLSNGNAVQEVAQIANGPNPGNSISVLRAFNTSQNMLILQESCIDSSGSLVVYCPVDLPSINIAMSGEDTSCIPLLPNGFTILPDGETEQEGDGASTSSNANRNKARCGGSLVTVAFQILVSSSPSAKLNMEVTTVCNLIGSTVQQIKASFSCPT; encoded by the exons ATGGAGTATGGGAGTGGAGGCGGTGGCTCTCAGTCTGCAGGGGAACATGATGCTTCGGATTCCCATGAGAAGCGAAAGCGCTATCATCGTCATACTTCCACCCAGATTCAGAGGCTTGAGTC AATGTTCAGAGAGTGTCCCCATCCAGATGAAAAGCAAAGGTTGCAGTTAAGCAGAGAGTTAGGCTTGGCCCCTCGACAGATCAAGTTCTGGTTTCAGAACAGGAGGACCCAGATGAAG GCCCAGCACGAGAGAGCTGACAACTGTACTCTTCGGGCTGACAATGACAAGATACGTTGCGAGAACATAGCTATCAGAGAGGCTTTGAAAAACGTTATCTGCCCCTCTTGTGGTGGCCCTCCCCTCAATGATGATTCCTATTTTGACGACCAAAAGTTGCGATTAGAGAATGCTCACCTCAAAGAAGAG cTTGATAGAGTGTCCGGCATTGCTGCCAAGTACATTGGAAGACCAATTTCCCAGCTCCCTCCTGTTCAGCCTATTCATTTGTCGTCTCTCGACTTGTCGATGTCGTGTTTTGGAAACCAACTGATGGTTGATCATGTTCTTGCACCTTCTCCTTCCCTTAATCTCGATCTTCTCTCTGCGGGGACATCCTCACCCGTGCCAAATTTGCCTTATCAGCCTCCTTACCTTTCTGACATGGACAAGTCCCTCATGTCCGACATTGCTTCCAATGCCATGGAAGAATTACTCAGGCTGGTGCAGACAAACGAACCTTTGTGGCTCAAGTCCAACGTCGATGGGAGAGATGTCCTAAATTCTGATGCCTACGAAAGAATTTTCCCCAAGCCCAATAGTCGCCCCAAGACTCCTAATCTTCGCCTCGAGGCATCACGAGGTTCTGCAGTCGTATTAATGAATAGTTTGGCTTTGGTTGACATGTTTATGGACCCA AACAAGTGGACGGAACTTTTTCCCACTATTGTCTCGGTGGCAACGACTATTCAAGCCATATCTTCAGGGATGATGGGTGGTTCTTTGCAATTG ATGTATGCGGAGGTGCAAGTGCTCTCTCCCCTTGTTTCTTCTCGGGAGTTCTACTTCCTTCGCTATTGTCAGCAAATTGAGAAAGGTACATGGGCAGTGGTGGATGTTTCTTACGATTTTCCTCAAGACAGCCACTTTGATCCTCACTTTCGGTCTCATCGTCGTCCTTCTGGTTGCTTGATCCAAGACATGCCGGACGGGCATTCCAAG ATTACTTGGGTCGAGCACGTTGAGATCGAAGACAAAACTCTGCCTCATCGGCTTTACAGAAATCTTATTTATAGTGGGATGGCATTTGGAGCTGAAAGATGGCTTGCAACTCTCCAGAGAACGTGTGAAAGACTTACTTATCTGATGGATTCAACCGGGGATAATCCTGGAGGAG TAATTTCATCTGCCGAGGGCAAGAGGAGCATGATGAGACTCGCCGAAAGGATGGTCACGAATTTTTGTGGCAGCATTGGCACTTCAAGTGGCCGGCGATGGACCACAATTTCCGggttgaatgaaatattaatcaGAGTCACTGTCCACAAAAGCTCAAATCCTGGACAACCTAATGGTGTGGTGCTAAGTGCAGCCACTACCATTTGGCTTCCCACCCCTCCACACACtgtcttcaatttcttcaaggaTGAAACAAAAAGACCTCAG TGGGATGTTCTTTCCAACGGTAATGCAGTGCAAGAGGTTGCCCAGATAGCGAATGGTCCAAATCCTGGTAACAGCATATCAGTTCTTCGA GCTTTCAACACGAGTCAAAACATGCTAATACTCCAAGAGAGCTGCATAGATTCGTCTGGTTCACTTGTGGTTTATTGCCCAGTTGATCTGCCATCGATCAACATAGCAATGAGTGGTGAAGACACTTCGTGCATTCCATTGCTACCCAATGGGTTTACCATTTTGCCAGATGGGGAGACGGAGCAGGAAGGAGATGGAGCATCAACCAGTTCAAACGCAAACAGGAACAAGGCAAGGTGTGGTGGTTCACTAGTCACAGTTGCATTTCAGATTCTAGTGAGCTCCTCTCCATCTGCCAAGTTGAATATGGAAGTGACAACTGTTTGTAATCTCATTGGCTCCACTGTCCAGCAAATAAAGGCTTCATTCAGTTGTCCTACCTAG